The genomic window GCGCAGCGAAGCCGGAATGGCCCAGGCGATCAGCAGATAGGAGAAGTCGGCCATCGGATCGCCCAGGGTCGACAGCTCCCAATCCAGCACGGCGCGAACCTCTGCTCGATCCGGCGCGAGAATCATGTTGTCGAGACGAAAGTCGCCGTGGACAATGCGGCTGGGGCCTTCGGCCGGGAGGCTTTCGGGCAGGAAGGCGATCAGCCGGTCCATCGCCGGAACCGGCTCGGTCTCCGACGCATGATACTGCTTCGTCCAGCGGCTGACCTGACGCGCGAAATAGTTTCCGGCCTTGCCGTATTCGCCCAGGCCGATGGCGGCCGGATCGAAGGCGTGCAGCCGGGCCAGCGTGTCCGTCTGGGCTTCATAGACGGCGCGCCGCTCGGCGGGCGTCAGGCCGGGCAGTTTCAAGTCCCAGAAGATCCGACCCTCGACCTTGTCCATTACATAGAAGATCGAGCCGATGACGGTTTCGTCCAGGCATAGGGCATGCGGCTTGGCGACGGGGAAGCCTTGCGCGGCCAGGGCCGAGATGACCTGAAACTCGCGGTCCACGGCATGGGCGCTAGGCAGGAGGACGCCGGGCGGTTTGCGACGCAGCACATAGGCGGCCGAGGGCGTCACCAGTTCGTAGGTCGGGTTCGACTGGCCGCCCTTGAACTGGCGCACCGTCAGAGGACCGGCGTAGCCCGAGACATGGGCGCGCATCCAGGCGTCCAGCGCCGCCTCGTCCAGGCGATAGCGCGGATCGACTTCGCGTGTGCCGGAGAAGGCGCTTTGGGCGTCCAGCGGGGCGGCGTCGGTCATGCGGCGGTCCTCGTCGTTTCCTTGAGCCGTCCGGATCTCACGCCCGGTCCGGCGCGGCGATGATGGCGGCCTTCACCGCCCGACGCCAGCCGGAAAGCAGACGCTCGCGCTCGTCCGCCTTCATG from Brevundimonas fontaquae includes these protein-coding regions:
- a CDS encoding phosphotransferase family protein, encoding MTDAAPLDAQSAFSGTREVDPRYRLDEAALDAWMRAHVSGYAGPLTVRQFKGGQSNPTYELVTPSAAYVLRRKPPGVLLPSAHAVDREFQVISALAAQGFPVAKPHALCLDETVIGSIFYVMDKVEGRIFWDLKLPGLTPAERRAVYEAQTDTLARLHAFDPAAIGLGEYGKAGNYFARQVSRWTKQYHASETEPVPAMDRLIAFLPESLPAEGPSRIVHGDFRLDNMILAPDRAEVRAVLDWELSTLGDPMADFSYLLIAWAIPASLRNGLAGADLEALGIPSVEETVERYAAATGMRPANLDWLYAYNLFRLTAICQGIAGRVRDGTAASAHAKTMAAQVGPLSDAAWSFAKKAGA